Proteins from a genomic interval of Candidatus Babela massiliensis:
- a CDS encoding HAD family hydrolase encodes MKIKAIIFDMDGTIIDTTDIWSKATDELIRLQKPDITPELLQAISKDIHGLALKATCNLIKDCLNSTDSVEELVNKKINIVSQLYSKGINFIPGFQEFYNYLKVRKLDTAVATNADAYSLKLAKTMLKLDNFFGNHIYDISYVNNIHKPNPDVYLYALNKINRQSNQCIAIEDSANGIKAAKSAGIFCIGINTSGDLETLSEADYIVDKYQDIDLDEISFKYF; translated from the coding sequence ATGAAAATTAAAGCTATTATTTTTGATATGGATGGTACTATCATCGATACAACTGATATTTGGAGTAAAGCAACTGATGAGTTAATTAGATTGCAAAAACCAGATATAACTCCAGAATTATTACAAGCAATTAGCAAAGATATTCACGGTCTTGCCTTAAAAGCAACTTGTAATTTGATTAAAGATTGCTTAAATAGCACTGATTCGGTTGAAGAATTAGTTAATAAAAAGATCAATATTGTTTCTCAATTGTATAGCAAAGGAATAAATTTTATTCCAGGATTCCAGGAATTTTATAATTATTTAAAAGTTAGAAAATTAGATACGGCTGTAGCTACTAATGCTGATGCTTATTCTTTAAAGTTGGCAAAAACCATGCTAAAATTAGATAATTTTTTTGGGAATCACATTTATGATATATCTTATGTGAATAATATTCATAAGCCTAACCCTGATGTTTATTTATATGCTTTAAATAAAATAAATAGGCAGTCTAATCAATGTATAGCAATAGAAGATTCTGCCAATGGTATTAAAGCTGCTAAATCAGCGGGCATATTTTGTATAGGTATAAATACTTCAGGGGATTTAGAGACTTTATCAGAGGCAGATTATATAGTAGATAAATATCAAGATATAGATTTGGATGAAATCTCTTTTAAATATTTTTAA
- a CDS encoding MutS-related protein — MQYNAKNKFLLTVLMLSTLGLSANNDQLAQTKYQKEVETLRSASSKILSYQEEKNSILSSEAIADLNLIVGKKKGDTSLLDKISRTKTYFGYESLRYLLSNPLKDKKALLKRQAFIKKFRSLSNKDEIEKNLDIIAQNEKIILKLYADPINLSSDFLSLSTQLVGLDKYSVPTELARIGAASLTSTLAVATGAYSFFKTCKLGGFIYRGLTNLNRYNPKSYGDFALEPQDVIGLGISLGLVKFVKDKMIPSFKAQENNSRHMLEDLISVNRTLEACANLSEELEELKESSALIYSNNFKVYTQSFEGLSNEVKSLIKTIKTNTFKKVSNFKFMGRVRVAYKKFHELKSNFVNLFKAIGELDAYISFARLIDEHREEAVHYCFTQYLDNDLPIVRFKNAWHPAVEQTKIISHTLNLGSNADLILNDHEIYCPNVFLTAPNGAGKSTVLLQIALNVILSQTFGIAAADEFKTTLFDSIVIHSNIEHNAKEGQSTYAVEQEKMKQLGISIKSGCNNHKKVLAIIDEPFKSTKEELASVCLDNFMKDIEFYDKSICLIASHFLIPGQKVEERNNGRFINLHIPVYEEPSKSGTFKRGFKLEKGIDENWFNQSKEDSGWMERYDAWLAFTKLIK; from the coding sequence ATGCAGTATAATGCAAAAAATAAATTTTTATTAACTGTTCTAATGCTATCGACATTAGGACTATCTGCCAATAATGATCAATTGGCTCAAACAAAATATCAAAAGGAAGTTGAAACTTTAAGAAGTGCTTCATCAAAGATTTTATCTTATCAGGAAGAAAAAAATTCTATATTGAGTTCTGAAGCTATTGCTGATTTGAACTTAATAGTTGGCAAGAAAAAAGGTGATACTAGTCTTCTTGATAAAATTAGTAGAACAAAAACCTATTTTGGTTATGAATCTTTAAGGTATTTATTATCAAATCCTTTGAAAGATAAAAAAGCTTTACTAAAAAGACAAGCTTTTATCAAAAAGTTTAGATCTTTATCAAATAAAGATGAAATTGAAAAAAATTTAGATATTATAGCTCAAAATGAAAAGATTATCCTGAAACTTTATGCAGATCCTATCAATTTAAGTTCTGATTTTTTAAGTCTATCAACACAGTTAGTAGGTCTTGATAAATATTCTGTTCCTACTGAATTGGCAAGAATAGGAGCTGCTTCTTTAACTTCTACTCTAGCTGTAGCTACTGGAGCTTATTCTTTTTTTAAGACTTGTAAATTAGGTGGCTTTATTTATCGAGGTTTGACAAATCTTAATAGATATAATCCTAAATCTTATGGTGATTTTGCATTGGAACCTCAAGATGTTATTGGTTTAGGAATATCTTTAGGATTAGTAAAATTTGTAAAAGATAAGATGATACCTTCTTTTAAAGCTCAAGAAAATAATAGCAGACATATGCTTGAAGATCTAATAAGTGTTAATCGAACTTTAGAGGCTTGCGCTAATTTAAGTGAAGAACTTGAAGAGTTAAAAGAATCTTCTGCTCTAATTTATAGCAATAATTTTAAAGTTTATACTCAATCTTTTGAAGGTCTATCAAATGAAGTAAAGAGTTTGATTAAAACTATCAAAACTAATACTTTTAAGAAAGTATCTAACTTTAAATTTATGGGTCGTGTTAGAGTTGCTTATAAAAAGTTCCATGAATTAAAAAGTAACTTTGTTAATTTATTTAAAGCAATCGGTGAATTAGATGCTTATATTTCTTTTGCAAGATTAATCGATGAACATCGTGAAGAAGCTGTTCATTATTGCTTTACTCAATATTTGGATAATGATTTACCTATAGTTCGTTTTAAAAATGCTTGGCATCCAGCTGTTGAACAAACTAAGATTATTTCTCATACATTAAACTTAGGTAGTAATGCTGACTTAATATTAAATGATCATGAAATTTATTGTCCTAATGTATTCTTAACAGCGCCTAATGGAGCAGGAAAGTCTACAGTACTTCTACAAATAGCGCTTAATGTAATTTTATCTCAAACATTTGGTATAGCAGCAGCAGATGAATTTAAAACTACCTTATTTGACAGTATAGTAATTCATTCAAATATTGAGCATAATGCCAAAGAGGGTCAATCTACATATGCAGTTGAACAAGAAAAAATGAAACAATTAGGTATATCTATTAAAAGTGGTTGTAATAATCATAAAAAAGTACTTGCAATTATCGATGAACCATTTAAATCTACTAAAGAAGAATTAGCTTCAGTATGCCTTGATAATTTCATGAAAGATATAGAGTTTTATGATAAGAGTATATGTTTAATTGCTAGTCATTTCTTGATTCCTGGTCAAAAGGTTGAAGAAAGAAATAATGGTAGATTTATCAATCTTCACATTCCTGTTTATGAAGAACCAAGTAAAAGTGGTACATTTAAAAGAGGATTTAAGTTAGAAAAAGGTATCGATGAAAATTGGTTCAATCAATCTAAAGAAGATTCTGGTTGGATGGAAAGATATGATGCTTGGTTAGCATTTACTAAACTCATAAAATAA
- a CDS encoding HAD hydrolase-like protein, producing MNFFSSICVLTLGFAFINGQVAIDNDRVTVKNSNYEKYLQLTHPVNPETTVFAFDLHDVLFSKNYRTVSLNVAKTLKRGMFWYVLNPFFLFRAFSIALKDFIWEDIFYKLSDHYQGFDRFKEDFFDISNSCCEPIVPMIEVLKYLKASGYKLFLLSNIGNESYDNFRPRFTEIMSLFDGQYLPSKENDYHHKPNLKYYQSFIKYLNNQGLSDKQIIFIDDLSKNLEGAFKVGISGIHCVNSDFVIETLKYLSVLE from the coding sequence ATGAATTTTTTTTCTAGTATATGTGTCTTAACTTTAGGCTTTGCATTTATTAATGGACAAGTTGCTATTGATAATGATAGAGTTACTGTAAAAAATAGTAACTATGAAAAATACTTACAATTAACTCATCCTGTAAATCCTGAAACTACCGTTTTTGCTTTTGATCTTCATGATGTTTTATTTTCTAAAAACTATCGTACTGTTTCATTAAATGTTGCTAAAACTCTTAAACGGGGAATGTTCTGGTATGTTTTAAATCCATTTTTTCTATTTCGAGCTTTTTCTATAGCATTAAAAGATTTTATTTGGGAAGATATCTTCTATAAATTGTCTGATCATTACCAAGGATTTGATAGGTTTAAGGAAGATTTTTTTGATATATCAAATTCTTGTTGTGAGCCTATAGTTCCTATGATTGAAGTTTTAAAGTATTTAAAAGCATCTGGTTATAAGTTATTTTTATTATCAAATATAGGCAATGAGAGCTATGATAATTTTAGGCCTAGATTTACTGAAATAATGAGTCTCTTTGATGGACAATATTTGCCTTCTAAAGAAAATGATTATCACCATAAGCCTAATTTGAAATATTATCAAAGTTTTATAAAATACTTAAATAATCAGGGCTTGTCAGATAAACAGATAATATTTATAGATGATTTATCTAAGAATTTAGAGGGAGCATTTAAAGTTGGAATTTCAGGAATACACTGCGTAAATTCTGATTTTGTTATTGAAACTTTGAAATATTTATCAGTTTTAGAGTAA
- a CDS encoding ankyrin repeat domain-containing protein, which yields MRYKVLFFLLIFNLNMVVKSNPTISQDQNAMTLDNFSNELLVSIFQFCLSSDKLEDIIINLERLLLVNRKFSELILDKDLYVLNKILNNYIISNNQNMCNISNDILVNYQKLKNSSIFKIILSSLNIEIINYALILAVINKDYLLVKFFLNNFKCNINFLDNNNRTCLFYAVQNLCNKIEENKNELPNIFTILKYTVYQKDIEIIELLLNRGATVNIIHHEELGYDILQSAIDNFIFWDHQYIVLYKKLLDNTKDLNLKENYARLYSTKIEEYEWEEEATQIAHMTCTLF from the coding sequence ATGAGATATAAGGTTTTATTTTTTCTTCTTATTTTTAATTTAAATATGGTTGTAAAAAGTAACCCAACTATTTCACAAGATCAAAATGCTATGACTTTAGATAATTTTTCTAACGAACTTTTGGTATCTATTTTTCAATTTTGTCTAAGCAGTGATAAGTTGGAAGATATTATTATAAATTTAGAGCGATTATTATTAGTTAATAGAAAGTTTTCAGAGCTAATTCTAGATAAAGATCTATATGTACTTAATAAAATATTAAATAATTATATCATTTCAAATAATCAAAATATGTGCAACATTAGTAATGATATTTTAGTTAATTATCAAAAATTAAAGAATAGTTCTATTTTTAAGATAATTCTTAGCAGTTTAAATATAGAAATTATTAATTATGCTTTAATTTTAGCTGTTATTAATAAAGATTATTTATTAGTTAAGTTTTTTCTTAATAATTTTAAGTGTAATATTAACTTTTTAGATAATAATAACAGGACCTGTTTATTTTATGCTGTTCAAAACCTTTGTAATAAAATAGAAGAAAATAAGAATGAACTTCCCAATATATTTACTATATTAAAATATACAGTTTATCAGAAGGATATAGAAATTATAGAATTATTATTAAACAGGGGAGCAACAGTGAATATTATTCATCATGAAGAGTTAGGTTATGATATTTTACAAAGTGCTATTGATAATTTTATTTTTTGGGATCATCAATATATAGTCTTATATAAAAAACTGCTTGATAATACAAAAGATTTAAATTTAAAGGAAAATTACGCAAGGCTTTATAGTACAAAAATAGAAGAATATGAATGGGAAGAAGAAGCGACTCAAATAGCTCATATGACCTGTACTTTATTTTAA
- a CDS encoding MBL fold metallo-hydrolase produces the protein MSYLNKNHRIYPHFNNGRFYNHPNEKKPPFLLSPLSMLIEWYLCRDYQKDFDLSNWIDNTPPIKSSEKLAITWIGHSTFLIQVGGFNILTDPIFGDLFPLFRRFIAPGIEIKNLPKIDFVIISHNHPDHMNAYALKYLKNYNNPNVKYLVPLKDKKWFDRRSFNSLNVYECTWWQTLKFDNLSVNNDMLNEILSEIEFTFLPAFHWSQRGLFDYNKSLWGSWMIHFKDTNIYFAGDTAYSKHFECISKEFDQIDIALMPIGPCEPHDWMKESHVDAEEAGQAFIDLKAKNFIPMHWGTYFFGIDNFHLPHDRLINWWRRQDFTQNELLHILKFGQRKYIDSNSIIIDSYKEIGLTI, from the coding sequence ATGTCATACCTTAATAAGAATCATAGAATTTACCCTCATTTTAACAATGGGCGTTTTTATAATCATCCTAATGAAAAGAAACCTCCTTTCTTACTATCGCCTTTGAGCATGCTTATTGAATGGTATCTATGCAGAGATTATCAAAAAGATTTTGATCTAAGCAATTGGATTGACAATACTCCTCCCATAAAATCTAGTGAAAAATTGGCAATTACTTGGATTGGACATTCTACATTTTTAATTCAAGTAGGTGGGTTTAATATATTAACCGATCCGATCTTTGGAGATTTATTTCCATTATTTAGAAGATTTATAGCGCCTGGTATAGAGATAAAAAATTTACCCAAGATAGATTTTGTAATTATCTCTCATAATCATCCTGATCATATGAATGCTTATGCATTAAAATATCTGAAAAATTATAATAATCCTAATGTTAAGTATTTAGTTCCATTAAAAGATAAGAAATGGTTTGATCGCAGATCTTTTAATAGCTTGAATGTTTATGAGTGTACTTGGTGGCAAACACTTAAATTCGATAATTTAAGTGTAAATAATGATATGCTTAATGAGATTTTATCTGAAATAGAATTTACATTTTTACCAGCCTTTCATTGGTCTCAAAGAGGTTTATTTGATTATAATAAATCTTTGTGGGGAAGTTGGATGATTCATTTTAAAGATACTAATATTTATTTTGCTGGCGACACTGCTTATAGTAAGCATTTTGAATGTATATCTAAGGAATTTGACCAAATAGATATAGCATTGATGCCTATAGGGCCTTGCGAACCTCATGATTGGATGAAAGAATCGCATGTAGATGCTGAGGAAGCTGGTCAAGCTTTCATAGATCTTAAGGCTAAGAATTTTATACCTATGCATTGGGGAACTTATTTTTTTGGTATAGATAACTTTCATTTACCTCACGATAGATTGATTAATTGGTGGAGAAGGCAAGATTTTACTCAAAATGAACTTTTACATATTTTAAAATTTGGCCAAAGAAAGTATATCGATAGTAATAGTATTATTATAGATAGTTATAAAGAAATAGGTTTGACTATTTAA
- a CDS encoding DUF721 domain-containing protein encodes MFHSIKQILPTIFDIQKDWRLCLLKNWKSLVGELDCHMRLEKIEGDTLIIGVYEPQWMQELFLLSRVLLNSVNSNLGHNYIRYLRFKLVEKRKFKMEIKNNYSQISNFKYELNCNQKLALTKIHDEQLRDILQGFLVKCMASS; translated from the coding sequence ATGTTTCATTCTATCAAGCAAATTTTACCAACTATATTTGATATTCAAAAAGATTGGCGATTATGTTTGCTGAAAAATTGGAAAAGTTTAGTAGGAGAACTGGATTGTCATATGCGTCTTGAAAAGATCGAAGGTGATACTCTTATAATAGGTGTATATGAACCTCAATGGATGCAAGAGCTGTTTTTGCTTTCAAGGGTATTATTAAATTCAGTAAATAGTAATTTAGGGCATAATTATATTAGATATTTAAGATTTAAGTTAGTTGAGAAGAGAAAATTCAAAATGGAGATTAAGAATAATTACAGTCAAATTTCCAATTTTAAATATGAACTTAATTGTAATCAAAAATTAGCTCTAACTAAAATTCATGATGAACAGTTAAGAGATATTTTGCAAGGATTTCTTGTCAAATGTATGGCAAGTTCTTAA
- a CDS encoding NAD(P)H-dependent glycerol-3-phosphate dehydrogenase has translation MNISILGDGAWGTAIATLLANNNFQPLLWCYDQEVYQAIKETRFNNKYLKDIKLDQNIKVTDNLEYAITNSDIIFEAIPTKYLRSIVQESNKYTSNQPWIVLSKGIENNSLLFASEIVKDIIKDVNQAIISGPSFAYELASKQFTSVNLATQDKNLALTLKKILDNKYFKVNLTDDMIGTQVCGAFKNIIAIILGILDGAKYSNNTKAFFITKGLEEMAILTNSLGGKVESVYGLSGIGDLVLTATSTESKNFSLGQQIGVSHILNQDINNLINKHSTVEGLNTIISIHNLAKIKKIDLNLVDNLYQIITNKVNIKELFKNII, from the coding sequence ATGAATATAAGCATATTAGGCGATGGAGCATGGGGCACAGCAATAGCAACTTTACTTGCTAATAATAATTTTCAACCATTATTATGGTGCTATGATCAAGAAGTATATCAAGCAATAAAAGAGACCAGATTCAACAATAAGTATCTAAAAGATATAAAATTAGATCAAAATATAAAAGTAACTGATAATTTAGAATATGCCATTACCAATAGTGATATTATATTTGAAGCAATTCCTACCAAATATCTCAGATCAATAGTTCAAGAAAGCAATAAATATACTTCAAATCAACCATGGATAGTCTTAAGTAAAGGAATAGAAAACAATAGTTTATTATTTGCAAGTGAAATTGTAAAAGATATTATAAAAGATGTAAATCAAGCTATAATTTCAGGACCTAGTTTTGCTTATGAACTTGCCAGTAAACAATTTACTAGCGTGAATTTAGCAACACAAGACAAAAATTTGGCATTAACTCTTAAAAAAATATTAGATAACAAATATTTCAAAGTAAATCTTACAGACGATATGATAGGCACTCAAGTATGCGGTGCCTTTAAAAATATTATTGCCATAATACTAGGCATTTTAGATGGTGCAAAATACAGCAATAATACTAAAGCTTTTTTTATTACTAAAGGACTTGAAGAGATGGCCATACTAACAAATTCATTGGGAGGCAAAGTAGAAAGTGTTTATGGACTGTCAGGGATAGGAGATTTAGTTTTAACTGCAACAAGTACTGAGAGCAAAAATTTCAGCCTAGGTCAACAGATTGGCGTATCTCATATATTAAATCAAGATATTAATAATTTAATCAACAAGCATAGTACAGTTGAAGGACTGAATACTATTATATCAATTCATAATTTGGCAAAAATCAAAAAAATTGATTTAAATCTGGTAGATAATTTATACCAAATAATAACCAATAAAGTTAATATTAAAGAACTTTTTAAGAATATTATTTAA
- a CDS encoding archease encodes MIKDFEIVPHTADIKIRAYGFTFEEVFKNALKGMFASIKPCSQRIKYIDDKINISKYDIEHRVVVKSLNINLLLIDFLSNCLYLSDLHNEAYFDVRFNVFSSDELECVIFGVKIKGFEVAEIKAITYHDFEFEQIDDTWIVTLGFDI; translated from the coding sequence ATGATTAAAGATTTTGAAATTGTACCTCATACGGCAGATATTAAAATTAGAGCATACGGCTTTACTTTTGAAGAAGTTTTTAAAAATGCCTTAAAAGGTATGTTTGCTTCAATAAAGCCTTGTAGTCAACGAATAAAATATATAGATGATAAGATTAATATTTCTAAATATGATATAGAACATAGAGTTGTGGTTAAATCTCTAAATATTAATTTGCTTCTCATTGATTTTCTGTCTAACTGCCTTTATTTATCTGATTTACATAATGAAGCTTATTTTGATGTCAGATTTAATGTGTTTAGTTCTGATGAACTGGAATGTGTTATTTTTGGAGTTAAGATAAAAGGTTTTGAAGTTGCTGAAATAAAAGCTATTACTTATCATGATTTTGAATTTGAGCAAATTGATGATACTTGGATTGTTACTCTTGGTTTTGACATTTAA